The Triticum urartu cultivar G1812 chromosome 6, Tu2.1, whole genome shotgun sequence genome includes the window gcatatttcgagattaggatttgtcactccggtcgtcggagaggtatctctgggccctctcggtaatgcacatcacttaagccttgcaagcaatgcaactaatgagttagttgcgagatgatgtattatggaacgagtaaagagacttgccggtaacgagattgaactaggtattggataccgacgatcgaatctcgggcaagtaacataccgatgacaaagggaacaacgtatgttgttatgcggtctgaccgataaagatcttcgtagaatatgtaggagccaatatgggcatccaggtcccgctattggttattgaccggagacatgtctcggtcatgtctacattattctcgaacccgtagggtccgcacgcttaaggtttcgatgacagtaatattatgagtttatacgttttgatgtaccgacggttgttcggagtcccagatgtgatcacggacatgacgaggagtcttgaaatggtcgagacataaagattgatatattggaagcctatgtttggatatcggaagtgttccgggtgaaatcgggattttaccggagtaccgggaggttaccagaacccccggggagctatatgggccttagtgggccttagtggaaaagagaaaaGGCAGCctgagatgggccgcgcgcccctcccctcccttggtccgaataggacaaggagaaggggccggcccccctttctctttccccccctccgtgaatcctattccaactaggattggggggggatcctactcccggaaggagtaggactcgtcctggcgcgccacctctaggctggccgcacccccccttgagcctttatatacggaggcaggggcaccccagagacacacaagttgatccacgtgatcatattcttagccgtgtgcggcgccccctgccaccatagtcctcgataatattgtagcggtgcttaggcgaagccctgcgacagtagtacatcaagatcgtcaccacgccgtcgtgctgacggaactcttccccgacactttgctggatcggagtccggggatcgtcatcgagctgaacgtgtgctaaaactcggaggtgccgtagtttcggtgcttgatcggtcgggccgtggagacgtacgactacatcaaccaaacgcttctgttgtcgatctacaagggtacgtagatcacactcttccctctcgttgctatgcatcaccatgatcttgcgtgtgcgtaggaatttttttgaaattactacgttccccaacaatacgCGGCGAGAAGTCCAGGTTCTTCACGCgatgcattttcgaagaatctgtttcgcgataaaggcagaacgcatgatcccgccgttttcgaaattacttgaaaacggctaggaatcggagaaaaccatcaacatgaaaaagttttgcatttccgtagcttttcagcggtatattatttgccccattccgataaagtttgtagaaattacggcaaaaatacgttttaatccattttcaaaactgacataaaaccgtagtgaattaggagaaacaatatatacaaaaaagtttcgcatttcttcaagctttgcaacgccatatcatttgctacatttggacgtacggttaaaaaattagctcaaaaatatgaactcggtggaacttgtaccattttctaaattaattttaaaccattcaaaattagaaaaaaacttttaacataaaaaagtagcgcattttcataagctttccaacgccatattatttgcctcaattggattagccgtttagaaatggcgTCAAAAATACGAAATCGGgtgttcggtttacgaaattttcCGATTTTCCGAATTACTCTTTAATCATAgcgaattagagaaaactttcaacatgtggaaggagcggttttgcagcagctttccaacgccatattatttgcctcattccgataaacggtttaaaaatgcgatcgaaaatacgattcacgttttttgtatgaagaaaaaatgattttcaaaactgctcttaaaccgcttacattttgccaaaattttaacttgggtcatgatactgatgtccatagctaTCCAACGATATATCGCAAGCCTCATTTGGACACtttttagctgaagttcaacctagtactcggggaaggtcaggcGCATTACTCGGaaagttcatgttgtgatcagaatattattctgatctcgtgatcagaatatatatatatatatgaacaaaGTTGTACTTGGATACATCATAAGTCGTACTTTCATATCGTGtatatttggtattgtagatataaatgaTTTTCTCTATAAACCAGATCAaagtttataaagtttgacttttCAGAAAATCTGTATGCACTACATTatgaaacagagggagtatgattTATGGTTGTCACATCCATAGTTGCCAAACCAGAACAACCTTGAGGCATAACAAGCAATAGATCAATTAACCAAGTTTTTTGTTACATTTAAACCAAAGCATCGAAGATCTGTGGTGCTCCATTTTTTATAACCCGTTTTTGAGCTCCTAGAAAAGACAACATGCACAAAGGTACGCTAATCGTAGAAGCCGTTATAAGAACAACTATGTCCACATAGAATGAATATTTCCTTTCCACCCAATAGCGGAGCCACCTCGCCGTGACCCCGAGCAATGAGGAGATTACCTCTGTAAGTATTTTGTAACTTAAATTCAGGAGACAAAATAGGCCTAAACTTCTGGAAAAATGTGGCATTCTAAACTTTAGGTACGATTGCACTTTAAATGTTTAAATCACACGTGAGTAAAGTATCAAAAAAAAAAACCTCCGAAtccctcttgttttcctctcagAATTCTAGATCAAATTTTTGTAAGCAAACCACTACACTAGCAGATTGATAGTACTTCATATCAAACAAAACATGTTTTATCTCCTCCAATATAATTTCGGAGGTTCAAGAAGGACATGAGTTTTTCGTACCCTTACTATTATCTTCAAACATTTCCGGTTGTTTTGCTAGATGGGGAGGGAATTGTGAGAGACTAAACAGCTTCACAAAACTACTCCCTCAGTCCCGCAATATAAAAGCGGTCTTGACACTTGTTTTCCCCAAGCAGAACCAGGCTCCAAATACTTTCGCTCGCACGGAGCCGCACTACCCAAAGTCCAAAAGATGGACTGACAGATCAAGGTAGTGGTGATCCGCCGGGCTCGAAATCTCCAAGATGCCTAGGATCAGTACGCCACGCGACGACGGGGGTTGGGACGTTCTACTGTCCTTGGTGTTTCATGTTGCTGCGAGCATGGCGTGCTTCAAATGGGACGTGGAGTACTGGCCAGCTCAAGAGTCCAAACGATTGACTGACATATCACGGTACTAGTGGTGACTGGGGAGCTTGCCCTGTTGCCCAGTTGGGCACCGGCTCGAACATGCCTACAGTAGCTAGCTAGGATTTATGTCACGCGGCGACGGGGCTTGGGTTGGGACGATGGCGCTCAGCACACCACAGTCGCGTACTAGCGTACCAACTAGGCTGCGCGGGCCAGCAGCGCCGACGCCGACAAGACACAAGGACACACCACATGCGACGCCCAGCCGGTTCGTACGTATGCAGTGCAGGTGCAGGGGCTCTCAACTTGGAACTTTCGGTGGCTGTCGCGTGGCGCCTCTCTGACTGACACGACGACGGTGGCACATTTTCGCCCGACTACGGCCGCGTCAAGCCGTCCACGGCAACGTACCGGGACGACGCACCATCTCAAATTGGCCGTAAGGTCGGTGTAGATGGTTTTTGCAAAACCGTGAACAGACTTTCGTGGCCTTTTTGCATGTTTTGCGTTCGAATCACTGGAAAAGGCATTTCGTAGTGTGCTCGGCTCTGAAGCTTTGTCGAATATGAAACGCGGTTCAATCACAAGCATTCCTCACCGAACTGCATATACTATATCTATATCTGTATGTGCATTGTCTTTGGGAAGACAAAAACTATCGATGCTTAACGCTTAAGCAAGTAAATAAAACTGGAGAGGAAATTCACGACGGCGGAAAAGGCAACGGAAGCAGAGCGTCGGTCTCCGTTCTGTCTGCACCATCGAACAACCCACGGCAGTGCCGGTGCAGGCTGCAGAGCAGCTACTGCCGCGGGCACAGAAAGCAGCGCCCATATATGCCGATGCCACCCATCGGTCACTCTCGCCAAGCTATACACTGCACCTGTTACTGAGTCACCACACTAGCTAGCTGCGCGGCCATGGCGCCGACGTCTCCGAGCTCCGCGCCTCGTCTCCTCCTCGCGCTCTCCCTCAGCCTCCTCCTCGCCAGCGCGCACCAGCTGACGGCGCCATCGCCGCCGGCGCCGTCCACGGCGACGGCTGCCGGCATTTCGCCCGAGCTCGTCTCCACGTTGCAGGAGGCTCTGGGCGCGATCAAGGACGTCGCGTCCATCGTCTCGTCCTTCCCTATCGTCGGCGGCGTCCTTGGCGGCGACGACCTCCGCCTCTCCTCTGCCATCAACGACTGCCTCGACCTGCTCGACCTCTCCTCCGACGAGCTGTCCTGGTCGATGTCCGCCGCTTCGCCGTCGACCGCGGGCGCGGGGGCCGCCGGCCGCGTCGGCACGGGCGACGCGCAGGCCGACCTCCGTGCGTGGCTCAGCGGCGCGCTCGGCAACCAGGACACCTGCAAGGACGGcctcgacgacaccgactccgtgCTAGGCTCGCTCGTCTCCACGGGCCTCCAGGCCGTCACGTCCCTGCTGGGCGACGGGCTCGGCCAGGTCGCCGCCGGCGAGGAAGCCGCGTCGTCCGCCCGCACCAGTGGTCACCGGGGGCGCGGCCTCGGCCAGGGGGCTCGCCACCCGCACTGGCTGGGCGCCAGGGAGCGCTGGCTGCTGCAGATGCCGGTGGGTCCGGGCGGGATGCCGGTGGACGCGGTGGTGGCGCAGGACGGGAGCGGCAACCACACGAGTGTCCAGGCGGCCCTGGACGCGGCGCCGTCGGAGCGCGACGGGGGCCGGTACGTCATCTACGTGAAGCGCGGCGTGTATAGGGAGACGGTGGaagtgaagaagaagaagtgGAACGTGATGTTGGTCGGCGACGGCATGGGCGCCACCGTGATCTCCGGCCGGCTGAACTACGTCGACGGCTACTCCACGTTCCGCACCGCCACCGTCGGTGAGTTCGTGCTCTGCTCCCTACAGTTTCATCAATCCAGTCCTTCCATTAATTCTAGAAAATTAAGTTGATCGTGTGAGTTTAAGGCGTGCGAGTGTAGTAAACAGACAAGTTCGCGGCCTGTAAATACCTAATATTTCTAGATTAAATACCTAATATTGCTAGATTGAGTAAGCCACGGCCATCGATATCGATCTGATTCTCCAAAGTTGAAAACAAGTCTCGCACGCTGTAGGAGAAGCTAGCTAGTCCTAGTGCAAGTGCGTGGTCAAGGTCAAATCGTAGCATGCACCATGCACTCAATGGCTCTTGTGAAGTTGTGATGCTTCGGATGCATGCGCCCCCACACACTAGCCTATCTCTGCCATTGCTTTGCTTAAGCTTGCACTTGCACGGTCGATCACCTGAGATCTTAGCTCGTGACCACCTCCAGGAGATGCATGTAGCCGGAGTAGCACGGTCAAATGTGTCATCATTGTATACTGTCTGGACGAGATGCTGTGGCTGGTACACACTAGTACGATTCCGTTAAGGCGCATGCCGATGCAGTACCGTGGTACAAACTCTGCTCTATGTGTTGTAGTGTAGCATATCAATGTTAccgtagtagtacaactttgctCCAGCCGTATATATGTTACTGTGCAgcattttgttttgctttctcCGGTGCATTTTGTTACCTGCCGCGCCTAGCTCGCTTCTGGTGCATG containing:
- the LOC125515058 gene encoding pectinesterase/pectinesterase inhibitor PPE8B-like; the encoded protein is MAPTSPSSAPRLLLALSLSLLLASAHQLTAPSPPAPSTATAAGISPELVSTLQEALGAIKDVASIVSSFPIVGGVLGGDDLRLSSAINDCLDLLDLSSDELSWSMSAASPSTAGAGAAGRVGTGDAQADLRAWLSGALGNQDTCKDGLDDTDSVLGSLVSTGLQAVTSLLGDGLGQVAAGEEAASSARTSGHRGRGLGQGARHPHWLGARERWLLQMPVGPGGMPVDAVVAQDGSGNHTSVQAALDAAPSERDGGRYVIYVKRGVYRETVEVKKKKWNVMLVGDGMGATVISGRLNYVDGYSTFRTATVAVVGKGFIARDMTFQNTAGPAKHQAVALRCDSDLSVFYRCAFEGHQDTLYAHSLRQFYRDCNIAGTVDFVFGNAAAVFQNCHLLARAPLPGQKNSVTAQGRFNASMNSGFAFQFCNVSAHDDLLRAQVNQTDKAVATQTFLGRPWKAYSRVVFMQSYIGTVVRPEGWLAWDDNQSTLGTLYYGEYMNTGPGAGIGGRVRWPGYHVTMSPAEASNFTVAQFIEGNMWLPTTGVRFTSGLLAS